A single genomic interval of Bradyrhizobium sp. AZCC 1693 harbors:
- the mbfA gene encoding iron exporter MbfA: MKNFADLTEREVLAVAISSEEEDSRIYMSFAEDLAERYPDSAKIFEEMAEEERGHRHRLLEMYEQRFGAHLPPIRREDVKGFLRRRPIWLTKNLSLDTIRREVETMELQAEQFYIKAAERAEDVGVRRLLGDLAEEEKGHEQLAVKLTGEILSPDVRAEEDKTRRRMFVLQYVQPGLAGLMDGSVSTLAPLFAAAFATHQNWQTFLVGLAASIGAGISMGFAEALSDDGSLTGRGSPWLRGLTCGLMTTLGGIGHTLPYLVPDSWPNAFWIATAIACIIVFFELWAIAFVRARYMDTPFLQAVFQIVLGGAIVLAVGIVIGAA, from the coding sequence GTGAAGAATTTCGCCGATCTGACCGAGCGCGAGGTGCTGGCCGTTGCGATCTCCTCCGAGGAGGAAGACAGCCGCATCTATATGAGCTTCGCGGAAGACCTCGCCGAGCGTTATCCGGACTCGGCCAAGATCTTCGAGGAGATGGCGGAAGAGGAACGCGGCCATCGCCATCGACTGCTGGAAATGTACGAGCAGCGGTTCGGCGCGCATCTGCCGCCGATCCGACGCGAGGACGTCAAGGGATTTTTGCGAAGGCGCCCGATCTGGCTGACGAAGAACTTGTCGCTCGACACCATCCGCAGGGAGGTCGAGACGATGGAGCTCCAGGCCGAGCAATTCTACATCAAGGCCGCAGAGCGGGCCGAGGATGTCGGCGTGCGGCGATTGCTCGGCGATCTCGCCGAGGAGGAGAAGGGCCACGAGCAACTCGCGGTGAAGCTGACCGGCGAGATCCTCAGCCCCGATGTGCGCGCCGAAGAGGACAAGACGCGGCGGCGCATGTTCGTGCTGCAATATGTGCAGCCGGGACTCGCCGGGCTGATGGACGGGTCGGTCTCGACGCTGGCGCCATTGTTCGCAGCCGCCTTTGCCACGCATCAGAACTGGCAGACGTTTCTGGTCGGGCTGGCGGCCTCGATCGGCGCCGGCATCAGCATGGGATTTGCCGAAGCGCTATCCGACGACGGCTCGCTGACCGGGCGCGGCTCGCCCTGGCTGCGCGGCCTGACCTGCGGGTTGATGACGACACTCGGCGGCATCGGCCACACCCTGCCCTATCTCGTTCCCGACTCCTGGCCGAACGCGTTCTGGATCGCGACGGCGATCGCCTGCATCATCGTGTTCTTCGAATTGTGGGCAATCGCCTTCGTCCGCGCGCGATACATGGACACGCCCTTCCTGCAGGCGGTGTTTCAGATTGTGCTGGGCGGGGCCATCGTGCTCGCAGTCGGGATAGTGATCGGCGCGGCGTAG
- a CDS encoding ABC transporter substrate-binding protein: MRSAWIAGAVIIVTIGSATAIARAVEIRLAEQFSMGYLQFNVMKRDRLIEKYATQRGLNDFKVSWQRFNGPVAMNEALLSNSTDIVSGGVPGLITLWDKTQGTSFEVKGICALSSQPFLLNTANPGIKSIKDFTERDRIAVPSIKVSVQAVLLQMAAAAAYGEENYARLDPLTVSMSPPDATIALLSGAGGVSSAFSVPPFQFQQLQQNNIHTVLSSFDVLGPHTFTVAWTSARFRKDNPELYGAFLDAVKEATAIIAADPKGTAQSWINDSNSKLPLEMVIKVVTAANVEWTMTPAATMKFAKFMRAGRRHQARAGFVEGLVLSGDRRPERELRTAPYAAPITIPTASTMAPPSTI, from the coding sequence ATGAGATCGGCGTGGATTGCAGGCGCAGTGATTATCGTCACAATCGGCAGCGCGACGGCGATAGCCCGCGCCGTGGAAATCAGGTTGGCCGAGCAGTTCTCGATGGGCTACCTGCAATTCAACGTCATGAAGCGCGACCGGCTGATCGAGAAATACGCCACCCAGCGCGGCCTGAACGATTTCAAGGTTTCCTGGCAGCGCTTCAACGGTCCGGTGGCGATGAATGAAGCGCTGCTGTCGAATTCGACCGACATCGTCAGCGGCGGCGTGCCCGGCCTGATCACGCTGTGGGACAAGACGCAGGGCACCTCGTTCGAGGTCAAGGGAATCTGCGCGCTGAGCTCACAGCCGTTCCTGCTCAACACCGCCAATCCCGGCATCAAGTCCATCAAGGATTTCACCGAACGCGACCGCATCGCAGTCCCCTCGATCAAGGTGTCGGTGCAGGCGGTGCTGCTGCAGATGGCGGCAGCGGCGGCCTATGGCGAGGAAAACTACGCCAGGCTCGATCCGCTAACGGTGTCGATGTCGCCGCCGGATGCGACCATCGCGCTCCTGAGTGGCGCGGGCGGCGTCAGTTCGGCCTTCAGCGTGCCGCCGTTCCAGTTCCAGCAGCTGCAGCAGAACAACATCCACACCGTGCTGTCGTCATTCGACGTGCTCGGGCCGCACACCTTTACGGTGGCATGGACATCGGCACGGTTCCGCAAGGACAATCCCGAACTCTACGGCGCATTTCTCGACGCGGTTAAGGAGGCGACCGCGATCATCGCCGCCGATCCGAAGGGGACCGCGCAAAGCTGGATCAACGACAGCAATTCCAAGCTGCCGCTGGAGATGGTGATCAAGGTCGTGACGGCGGCCAATGTCGAGTGGACGATGACGCCCGCCGCCACGATGAAATTCGCAAAATTCATGCGCGCGGGTCGGCGCCATCAAGCACGAGCCGGCTTCGTGGAAGGACTTGTTCTTTCCGGAGATCGGCGGCCTGAACGGGAGTTGAGAACAGCGCCCTACGCCGCGCCGATCACTATCCCGACTGCGAGCACGATGGCCCCGCCCAGCACAATCTGA
- a CDS encoding amidase yields MAKSQWSFKTAVELSTALAAKKVSAVELAEDAIVRIERHDAKINAICVRDFERGLAAARAADAELARGVKKPLLGLPVTVKESYNVAGLPTTWGIPAQKDFTPREDALPVSRVKDAGGVILGKTNVPLGLGDWQSYNEIYGTTNNPFDLGRTPGGSSGGSSAALAAGYGPLSLGSDIGGSLRVPAFHCGVYAHKPTFDLVAMRGHTPPPLPPLPSTRDLSVIGPMARGAADLSLLLDVIAGPDPLESGRAYSLTLPPARHMEMKNFHVLLIDTDPVMPTDSVVRGTLETLAANLTRAGVKVDRASPLLPDFAASSRLYMRMLMSFLAASFAPETYAGAKAAAAALPAADNSLAAERLRGIALGHRDWLMADGGRSRLRAQWRELFRTYDTVICPIMPTPAYPHDHSDDQEKRRIRIDGKDYVYPDQLSWPAIATLPGLPATAIPTGFAPDGLPIGVQIVGPWLEDRTPLRLAELIEREFGGFKPPPMFDD; encoded by the coding sequence TTGGCCAAGTCGCAATGGAGCTTCAAGACCGCCGTTGAATTGTCGACAGCCCTCGCTGCCAAAAAGGTTTCAGCCGTCGAACTGGCCGAGGACGCGATCGTCCGGATCGAGCGGCACGATGCGAAGATCAACGCAATCTGTGTTCGCGATTTCGAGCGCGGACTTGCGGCGGCCCGCGCCGCCGACGCCGAACTGGCGCGCGGCGTGAAGAAGCCGCTGCTCGGCCTGCCCGTGACGGTCAAGGAATCCTACAACGTCGCGGGCTTGCCGACGACGTGGGGGATTCCGGCGCAGAAGGATTTTACGCCGAGGGAAGACGCGTTGCCGGTCTCCCGGGTCAAGGATGCCGGCGGGGTCATCCTTGGCAAAACCAATGTGCCGCTCGGGCTCGGCGACTGGCAGAGCTATAATGAGATCTACGGCACCACCAACAACCCTTTTGATCTCGGCCGCACGCCGGGCGGCTCCTCCGGCGGATCGTCGGCGGCGCTCGCGGCGGGCTATGGACCGCTGTCGCTCGGCTCCGATATCGGCGGCTCGTTGCGCGTGCCGGCGTTTCACTGCGGCGTCTACGCGCACAAGCCGACCTTCGACCTCGTCGCCATGCGCGGCCACACGCCGCCGCCCCTGCCGCCGCTGCCCTCCACGCGCGATCTCAGCGTGATCGGACCGATGGCGCGCGGCGCGGCCGATCTGTCGCTGCTGCTCGACGTGATCGCGGGGCCCGATCCGCTCGAGTCCGGCCGGGCGTATAGCCTCACGCTGCCGCCGGCGCGTCACATGGAGATGAAGAATTTCCACGTGCTTTTGATCGATACCGATCCGGTCATGCCGACCGACAGCGTGGTGCGCGGCACGCTGGAAACGCTTGCCGCAAATCTCACCAGGGCCGGCGTCAAGGTCGACCGCGCCAGTCCGCTGCTACCCGATTTCGCAGCATCAAGCCGGCTCTACATGCGGATGCTGATGTCGTTCCTTGCGGCTTCCTTTGCACCCGAAACCTATGCCGGCGCGAAGGCCGCCGCGGCCGCGCTGCCGGCCGCGGACAACAGCCTCGCCGCCGAGCGCCTGCGCGGCATCGCGCTCGGCCACCGCGACTGGTTGATGGCCGACGGCGGACGCTCCCGTCTGCGCGCGCAATGGCGCGAATTGTTCAGGACGTACGACACGGTGATCTGCCCGATCATGCCGACGCCGGCCTATCCGCACGACCATTCGGACGACCAGGAAAAGCGCCGCATCAGGATCGACGGCAAGGATTACGTCTATCCCGACCAACTCTCCTGGCCCGCCATTGCCACCCTGCCCGGCCTGCCCGCGACCGCGATCCCGACCGGCTTTGCGCCGGACGGACTGCCGATCGGTGTGCAGATCGTCGGCCCCTGGCTGGAGGATCGCACGCCCCTGAGGCTGGCGGAACTGATCGAGCGGGAGTTCGGCGGCTTCAAGCCGCCGCCGATGTTTGACGATTGA